The Gavia stellata isolate bGavSte3 chromosome 1, bGavSte3.hap2, whole genome shotgun sequence genome has a segment encoding these proteins:
- the SHROOM2 gene encoding protein Shroom2 isoform X2 produces MEDVGLRSGRERLAGGDPRLGAVLVEPGPVVVMVEQRAAEGYRLVEVLLTGGAPWGFTLKGGREHGEPLIITKIEDGSKAAAVDKLLAGDEIVGINDVGLSGFRQEAICLVKGSHKTLKLVVKRRNDVACRPHSWHATKFTESHPETATSHLSSSNACASWHSRYHASCSSHDLSNSWDQSSLHRTSDQFSSLGSMDSWDHTPQVAQYGRLYSARSNSSIDHLGSQSKRDSAYGSFSTSSSTPDHTLSNTDTSSTENMLYKVGHWETAKHGNKSGQFLNDSSGIEDKPGYLPAPIQYENNKSPRTEEHPDAKLTSSGRSSFGPVWYVPDKRKSSSPPPPPPPLRSDSFAATKGHEKAHGPVYSESASTQHFTALNRSQPRSDWNLDTVEQQRRPSRACDRRVSSSNYKSDLSSEHTFSSTGESYNSNAGTVNKLQLSLSSTDVRFAQPTYSYHHQHQYSDESTFFHNARILAEPKDQQHYLSYSGIQELPTDHFHGYSPNQASLLNTSNSAAEQKVDNTGQSRYYCVTAKQPAQGSSKPLQLKDDSWKPAVGTDASLGPHENPAVVTMIQKPKYYLPQQSVESSLKGCENSSHYPVDREGDARCAVVEEAKKPSHTEKSGQKKNSESISEGSETRYSQQEYVKGCVLTTENRSAQKDFRWGKDESSKISPQKTPMLHSLAQEGKKHSDNSPEAVTERQAPFDTHLSKQARRSDRFATTLRNEIQMRRAKLQKSRSTAMLVGSSETEDCNETWKPDSAENVTASPDTNFTSSYKDHLKEAQARVLRATSFKRRDLEPSPAEYLPRSPERKTGGYNSSLLALVSEDVSGLLEATQAKLNPTGSGTHHVSRIGARKRFTTEQKLKSYSEPEKMNEVGMSEDECRAHCCPNTAEEALGSFADRWKFFEETSKPAYKKSAQKPAPHSLAEGQPERPDRKAHCGQEGEESWCERRGRAASVGLETAHASKNNVHHRGSNKATDRTVKSEQPQRLGTFAEYQASWKEQRKLIETRSSGRYHSADNILDAGHEQHEKPQYTHERSRSSPSTDFYKQEVSVEVRRQAEDLKEDGKRMFSKVNSLDERNCTVRQVDTGALREDPQEKRDQLDQNLGHKWKASVRPLHAREPTVLPHESRGRSGTLPSDYRYSQENVNETSKDRSLPHLPCSEPQTLNDNHSCLSQGKGEENHRVEPALLNKKRGPAPQRPPPPKRDKYRRPDNSVPSLCTSSESLLVAPSWPFPSSSPSSAEVFASHSSLCQSPAGFNGKLKSANPQQLQQASSTENVCQHLEEKTHLRSESVLSSKYRYLQKPGMETSRSPSPQFAPQKLTDKPPVSVQDENPARIERVIDNNTTVKMVPIKIVHSESSAEKESRQSLVSTMEPPALPSGLEKDQIKTLSTSEQSYSRFCAYTRQGVEPEPEARTKPADPQPAEEPGSNLKDSSAATPAVSYVKAKEKTFEDWKSEELAREIVGRDKSLADILDPTVKIKTTMDLMVGIFPKDEHLLEEAQQRRKLLPKVPSPKISEEKKEEQSAPSAISLTTNSTYYSTSAPKAELLIKMKDMQEQQQQQQSEDDSEDELDHDLSEKKQELIDSISRKLQVLREARETLLEDIQANNILGEEVEAIVKEVCKPNEFDKFKMFIGDLDKVVNLLLSLSGRLARVENALNNLDENTSPEERRTLVEKQKLLTQQHEDAKELKENLDRRERIVFDILANYLSEENLADYEHFVKMKSALIIEQRELEDKIKLGEEQLKCLTDSLQPERLK; encoded by the exons TTGTTCTTCTCATGACCTGTCAAACTCGTGGGATCAGTCAAGTCTACATCGCACTTCTGACCAATTCAGCTCTTTGGGAAGTATGGACAGCTGGGACCACACTCCACAAGTAGCCCAGTATGGAAGACTTTATTCTGCAAGGTCTAATAGTAGCATTGATCATCTAGGCAGCCAAAGTAAGCGGGATTCAGCCTACGGGTCTTTCTCCACAAGTTCTAGCACCCCTGACCACACTCTATCCAACACAGACACTTCCTCGACAGAGAACATGCTATACAAAGTAGGCCACTGGGAGACTGCTAAGCATGGAAACAAGTCTGGCCAGTTCTTGAATGACAGCAGTGGAATAGAGGACAAACCTGGTTATTTGCCAGCTCCTATCCAATACGAGAACAACAAAAGTCCTAGAACAGAGGAACATCCTGATGCTAAGCTCACTAGCTCTGGAAGATCCAGTTTTGGACCTGTCTGGTATGTTCCTGATAAGAGGAAGTCTTcgtctcccccccccccgcctccacCTCTTCGTAGTGACAGCTTTGCTGCTACCAAAGGCCATGAGAAAGCCCATGGCCCTGTGTACTCAGAGAGTGCCAGCACGCAGCACTTTACAGCCCTGAACAGGTCTCAGCCCAGGAGCGACTGGAACTTGGACACTGTGGAGCAGCAGCGGCGGCCCTCCAGAGCATGTGACAGGAGGGTCAGCAGCTCAAATTATAAATCTGATCTCAGTTCAGAACACACTTTTTCTTCGACTGGTGAAAGTTACAATAGTAATGCAGGAACTGTGAACAAACTGCAGTTGTCCTTGTCCAGCACTGATGTTCGGTTTGCACAACCTACTTACAGTtaccaccaccagcaccagtACAGTGATGAAAGCACTTTTTTTCACAATGCAAGAATCTTAGCTGAGCCTAAAGATCAGCAACATTATCTGTCCTATAGTGGTATTCAGGAGTTACCTACAGATCATTTTCATGGCTACAGTCCAAACCAAGCCAGTCTGCTCAACACTTCAAACAGTGCTGCTGAACAAAAGGTGGACAACACTGGACAGAGTCGCTATTATTGTGTGACAGCAAAACAGCCTGCTCAGGGAAGCTCAAAGCCACTACAACTCAAGGACGACAGCTGGAAACCTGCAGTGGGGACTGATGCATCACTTGGACCTCACGAAAATCCTGCAGTTGTCACAATGAtccaaaaaccaaaatactATCTACCTCAACAATCTGTTGaatcttcactgaaagggtgtGAGAACAGTAGTCATTACCCAGTGGACAGAGAGGGCGATGCTAGGTGTGCTGTAGTAGAAGAAGCTAAAAAACCCAGTCATACTGAAAAGTCTGGGCAAAAGAAAAACTCTGAGAGCATCTCTGAGGGAAGTGAAACTAGATACAGTCAACAGGAGTATGTAAAAGGCTGTGTCCTTACCACTGAAAACAGGTCTGCTCAGAAAGATTTTAGGTGGGGGAAAGATGAGAGTAGCAAGATTTCTCCTCAGAAGACCCCAATGTTGCACTCTTTAGctcaggaagggaaaaaacactcTGACAACAGCCCAGAAGCGGTAACAGAGCGACAGGCCCCATTTGACACTCACTTGTCTAAACAGGCACGAAGGAGTGATCGTTTTGCAACAACCCTGAGAAATGAGATCCAAATGAGAAgagcaaagctgcagaaaagtAGAAGCACTGCTATGTTAGTAGGTTCATCTGAAACGGAGGACTGCAATGAGACCTGGAAGCCAGATTCAGCAGAAAATGTCACCGCCTCCCCAGACACTAACTTCACCAGCAGCTACAAAGATCACCTCAAGGAAGCACAGGCCAGGGTTCTGAGAGCGACGTCCTTCAAACGGCGGGACTTGGAGCCCAGCCCCGCTGAATATCTCCCCAGGTCACCTGAACGGAAAACTGGTGGTTATAACTCTTCGTTACTGGCTTTGGTTTCTGAAGATGTGTCTGGATTACTCGAGGCTACACAAGCTAAACTGAACCCTACAGGGAGTGGCACTCACCACGTTTCTCGCATTGGAGCTAGGAAGAGGTTCACAACAGAGCAAAAACTGAAGTCTTACTCTGAACCTGAGAAGATGAATGAGGTGGGGATGTCAGAGGATGAGTGTCGTGCTCATTGCTGTCCAAATACAGCTGAAGAAGCTCTGGGCTCGTTTGCAGACAGGTGGAaattttttgaagaaacaagTAAGCCTGCATATAAGAAATCAGCACAGAAACCAGCTCCCCACAGTCTAGCTGAGGGACAGCCTGAGAGGCCAGATAGGAAAGCTCACTGTGGACAAGAGGGAGAGGAGTCATGGTGTGAGAGAAGAGGTCGGGCAGCCTCTGTTGGACTTGAAACTGCACATGCTTCAAAAAATAACGTCCACCACAGAGGCAGCAATAAGGCTACCGATAGGACTGTGAAATCTGAACAGCCGCAGCGCCTGGGAACCTTTGCAGAGTATCAGGCGTCGTGGAAGGAGCAGCGGAAGCTGATAGAGACAAGGAGCTCAGGAAGGTACCACTCAGCCGATAATATCCTTGATGCAGGCCACGAACAACATGAGAAACCCCAATACACCCATGAGAGGTCTAGATCATCCCCTTCTACTGATTTTTACAAACAG GAAGTCTCAGTTGAAGTAAGGAGGCAAGCAGAGGATTTAAAGGAAGATGGGAAGCGTATGTTCTCTAAAGTTAACAGTCTGGATGAAAGGAACTGCACTGTAAG GCAAGTTGACACAGGGGCCCTGAGGGAAGACCCACAGGAGAAGAGGGATCAGCTGGACCAGAATTTAGGCCACAAGTGGAAGGCATCTGTCAGACCTTTGCATGCACGAGAGCCTACAGTTCTGCCTCACGAGAGCCGGGGGAGGTCTGGGACGTTGCCTAGTGATTACCGATACTCTCAGGAAAACGTGAATGAGACGAGCAAGGATCGTAGCCTGCCTCATCTCCCCTGCTCCGAGCCACAGACCTTGAACGATAACCACTCCTGTCTCTCCCAGggcaaaggagaggaaaaccATAGGGTAGAGCCAGCGCTGCTGAACAAGAAGCGTGGACCTGCTCCTCAGAGGCCACCACCGCCTAAAAGAGATAAATACAGGCGACCGGATAATTCTGTGCCGTCACTCTGCACCTCTTCTGAATCTCTGCTGGTAGCGCCCAGCTGGCCCTTTCCGTCCTCATCCCCCAGCTCCGCCGAAGTATTTGCCAGTCACTCCTCTCTCTGTCAGAGTCCTGCAGGTTTCAATGGAAAACTGAAGAGTGCTAAtccacagcagctccagcaagCGTCATCCACGGAGAATGTTTGTCAGCACTTAGAAGAAAAAACGCACCTTAGGTCTGAGTCTGTATTATCTTCCAAGTATCGTTATCTTCAAAAACCTGGCATGGAGACATCAAGGTCCCCTTCTCCTCAGTTTGCACCACAGAAGCTCACTGATAAACCTCCTGTGTCCGTACAGGATGAGAACCCAGCCAG AATTGAAAGGGTTATAGACAACAATACTACGGTGAAAATGGTTCCCATCAAAATAGTTCATTCTGAGAGCAGCGCAGAGAAGGAGAGTAGGCAAAGTCTTGTCAGTACTATGGAGCCTCCTGCCTTACCCAGTGGTTTGGAAAAGGACCAAATTAAAACACTCAGCACTTCTGAGCAATCCTATTCACGATTCTGCGCTTACACTAGGCAAGGTGTAGAGCCAGAGCCAGAAGCCAGAACCAAACCAGCTGACCCTCAACCAGCTGAAGAACCTGGGAGCAACTTGAAGGACAGCAGTGCTGCCACGCCAGCAGTCAGCTATGTAAAGGCCAAAGAGAAGACCTTTGAAGACTGGAAGTCAGAGGAACTAGCCAGAGAGATTGTGGGAAGAGATAAATCTCTAGCAGACATACTAGATCctactgtgaaaataaaaacaacaatgGATCTGATGGTTGGAATATTCCCTAAAGACGAACACCTCCTAGAAGAAGCTCAGCAGCGCAGGAAGCTCCTGCCAAAAGTTCCTTCTCCAAAAATTTCAGAGGAGAA GAAAGAAGAGCAAAGCGCACCGTCTGCCATCTCCCTGACAACCAATTCTACTTACTACAGCACATCTGCGccaaaggcagagctgctgattAAAATGAAGGacatgcaggagcagcagcaacagcagcagagcgAGGATGATTCTGAAGACGAGCTGGATCATGACTTGTCAGAAAAGAAG CAAGAACTTATTGACAGCATTAGTAGGAAGCTGCAGGTGCTGAGGGAGGCACGGGAGACACTTCTGGAAGACATCCAAGCAAACAATATactgggggaggaggtagaggcCATTGTGAAAGAAGTCTGCAAACCAAATGAGTTTGACAAATTCAAGATGTTTATCGGTGACCTTGACAAAGTGGTCAACCTCCTGCTGTCACTATCAGGTCGTCTGGCCCGGGTGGAAAATGCCCTTAATAACCTGGATGAAAATACCTCTCCGGAAGAACGG cGGACATTGgtagagaagcagaagctgctgaCCCAGCAACACGAAGATGCAAAAGAACTGAAGGAAAACTTGGATCGTCGAGAGCGCATTGTCTTTGACATTTTGGCGAATTACCTGAGTGAGGAGAACTTAGCAGACTATGAGCACTTTGTAAAAATGAAGTCGGCCCTCATCATTGAGCAGCGGGAGCTTGAGGACAAGATCAAGCTGGGGGAAGAGCAACTGAAGTGTCTGACTGACAGCCTCCAACCTGAACGGCTCAAATAA